ATGTTTGCTAATTTTTTAGGAAAATATTTTCTAAGagagtgtcatgtgacacattttagttattaaattagttagtaatatataaatataatatagctatattttaattttaatattttaattttaatttaatttaatttgaatgcaATTAGAGAATGTcatgtatattttgattgtcaaatttaTAAGATgaagtatagggagccaatagaatatttgtacaatgtgtacaatagggGTTTAGAGATGTCGAttcagtattagagatataaccattagtgttacctttTTCTATTAGTTTAAACTTTTAGGATGAATAATTTCATGACATGGAGAATGACATGTGACaaattttggttgtaaaattagtaatatataatagaatacTAATAGATATAATAGATGAGcactatatatttatgtatattttttgtgttttgtatatGTTATATCGAAATAATTGAtcaacagaataatcaaaatctTCCCATCATAATAatcgaaatttttataaaaaaaaaaatcggcaACCATTGTAATTTTATAATTCTATTCATAtcacaattataaatataaatttaattatgatcaCTTTTAATATATTTCTACTTTTTCAAGAAAGATCATGAtggaaaaaatttattatatccATGACTAGAAAAGCAAATGACTTGAGGCAGGCCCTGTTGATCAATGGAGCAGCGGTGGTATACTCTGTTCATGTCTGAAGAAGTTCTCAGGATCAACCTTGGATTTAACGTAGACTAATCTTTCCAAATTATCTCGAAAatattttcttccataaatttGAGCAATGTCCATTCTTGTTACATTACTGGGATTATTGGCACCAATATTAAGATCCCTATAATTAAGAAATGCCTCCCTTGGAGAATGCGAAACATATGGTGTCATATATTCATAGAAAGATCTTGAAATGTTCAAGTAAACATTAGTTGCGTCaatcccatcttcaccccaagATGTCAAGTACTCAATCAAGAACAAGTTCCCTGATCTGTGAGGAAATGGTGTTTGTGTTGGTGGAATCTCGTACATTTTTCCACCATAGGGATTCCATTCCATCTTCACATGCTCAACTTTTATCATGAGATTCCATATAGATTCCAAGGATTCCTTTGGGATTGGCTGCTTCACATAATCAGACATTGTTTTGAAGTAGCCTGGTGTAGGCCCTCTTGGAGCATTCACCAAAGCTTCAATTGGGGTTCCAATTGGAGAATTAAACCAATAAAGAGTTGAATTGATCCATGGCATTTCATTGCAATCACTATGGACCAAACCCAATTCAGGGAAACTCTGATTCAACAAACGGATTAGTGGTTCAGTTTGTCCCAAGAACATGCCAACGAATGTAACCTCAACAGTCTTTGAATTTGTTCTGTTCACAACCTCAAACATTGCTCTTACGAATAGATCTTCATGAAGCTTTGATGAAATCACTTGCCATTTGTAAACAACATCCGTTGCACCGTTTTGTATATCCCTTTTCACTCTGAAGACAGTGACTTTCGGAGTCACAGGAACCAACCTGATCTGCCAAGAGAGGATAACGCCGAAACTGCCGCCGCCGCCTCCTCTTATAGCCCAAAACAGATCCTCCCCCATTGATTTTCTGTCAAGGATTCTACCATTGACATCAACAAGCTTTGCATCGATGATGTTATCGACAGATAGGCCATGTTTTCGCATCAAGTTTCCGTAGCCGCCGCCACTGAAATGTCCACCGGCTCCGACGGTGGGGCACACACCGGCAGGGAAACCATGAAGATTGCTGTGTTTGGCAATGTTATAGTAAACTGCACCAAGGGTTGCACCGGATTGAACCCATGCAGTTTGGGTTCCAATGTCCACAAGAACTGAATCAAACGCGAACATGTCAAGAATGAGAAAGGGCACGTCGGAGACATAGGAAAGGCCTTCGGTGTCGTGGCCACCGCTTCGGATTCTGATCTGAATGCCATGAAGCTTGGCGCATAGGATTGTGCCTTGGACGTGAGACTCGTCACGTGCTACTAAAATGGCGAGAGGTTTTGGTGCAGTTGCTGCAGTGAATCTGTGGTTGTGTGTTTGAGTATTCAAGATGGTTAAGAATGCATTGTTGTTTGGAGTGTAGATATTGTTGAGTGCAGAATTTGAATGGTTTGAAAGGCATTGGAGGAAATTTTGAAGGGGAGATGATGATGGTTTAGCGTCTAATGAAGAAGCCGGTTGAAGAATAAGAAAGGTGACAAGAGTTgaaagtagaataaaaaatggcgccattgttgCCTCTGCATTGGGAATTTCATTTCATCATGAATTTATAGGTGGCCGCTTGGCCGGTATTGTAACTAAAGGTCTATCTAAACCATTGTATTCTCAGTCTCTATAACTTGACCAAAATCATGTATTACAATATACAATATAATATAACATAAAGTAATatctaatatcaaaatatttggtaacaaaaaaaataaaatacaaccaaaaatatcttatataatatttattaattattactagaattattattaaattattaaataaaataaaattgaatttttttacttttctagcATTACCTATTTATATCAATTTACGATTTTTTTTCATCTTGTCTTTAAAAAgcgataaaaaaaagttatagatATACAAAAcctaagaataaaaagaagtttttatataaatatagcaTATGACGGTAATAATGAGTGTTTCATCAAAATAGTTACTTATGtaaagtttttttatatttataaataaaatttaactaatatatGTCTAAAAGCacaagttaaaattattattagtaaaaaattttaaaaattttattttttagatacttTGATcttgaataaatttttattttttaaaaaattgtttttgtcaaaaaattgattttttggtaatttttaataaaaaaatattacatgataaattaatttcttttaaaaaaatcagtttgttttaaaaatttattgagaaataaaaagttgacaaaatatctaatttaatttttgttcaaagcaatttaaatatttttattttagaatcaTTCTCTTTTAACATAATTGATTTGACTCAAGTTGATCGAATTTATCCTCATATAGATAGATatcagaatttattgttttaatttattaattagccatcaataattaatttaaaatattgatgCACACATCAtaactttaataatatattgATCTTACCGTTCGTAtactaatatattaatatacatATTCTTTATATttcattatataataattttatatattatattcatttacgtttacaattatttaaattattttttactcttaaaattcaaatgaaaattttttttattaagagattataatttcaattattaAGTTCTAATTATATTTAGCATCGCACATGTACATACGAATTgattaaattctaattattattttaagggATTTAATTGTTATATATTAATAGGTTAAAAGTgtcatataatttataaaaatacaaacgATATTTGATTCTTttccatatataatatattcattacaataataataaatctaatGATCAGTTTAATtagtattaaattataatattatttatcatataattatatattaattatgtatCTATTTACACTGATTATTTCATTACtggtaataatttaattaatatacaatatatttaataattattttattctatattttttagtcataatcattataaaaaattattctatttataattttgtataaaataaactttaaactatttaatattatttaaaatattttttaatagttataCGCTCTTAAAATACCCATGTGTAAGCANNNNNNNNNNNNNNNNNNNNNNNNNNNNNNNNNNNNNNNNNNNNNNNNNNNNNNNNNNNNNNNNNNNNNNNNNNNNNNNNNNNNNNNNNNNNNNNNNNNNNNNNNNNNNNNNNNNNNNNNNNNNNNNNNNNNNNNNNNNNNNNNNNNNNNNNNNNNNNNNNNNNNNNNNNNNNNNNNNNNNNNNNNNNNNNNNNNNNNNNNNNNNNNNNNNNNNNNNNNNNNNNNNN
The genomic region above belongs to Arachis duranensis cultivar V14167 chromosome 3, aradu.V14167.gnm2.J7QH, whole genome shotgun sequence and contains:
- the LOC107480567 gene encoding berberine bridge enzyme-like 4; its protein translation is MAPFFILLSTLVTFLILQPASSLDAKPSSSPLQNFLQCLSNHSNSALNNIYTPNNNAFLTILNTQTHNHRFTAATAPKPLAILVARDESHVQGTILCAKLHGIQIRIRSGGHDTEGLSYVSDVPFLILDMFAFDSVLVDIGTQTAWVQSGATLGAVYYNIAKHSNLHGFPAGVCPTVGAGGHFSGGGYGNLMRKHGLSVDNIIDAKLVDVNGRILDRKSMGEDLFWAIRGGGGGSFGVILSWQIRLVPVTPKVTVFRVKRDIQNGATDVVYKWQVISSKLHEDLFVRAMFEVVNRTNSKTVEVTFVGMFLGQTEPLIRLLNQSFPELGLVHSDCNEMPWINSTLYWFNSPIGTPIEALVNAPRGPTPGYFKTMSDYVKQPIPKESLESIWNLMIKVEHVKMEWNPYGGKMYEIPPTQTPFPHRSGNLFLIEYLTSWGEDGIDATNVYLNISRSFYEYMTPYVSHSPREAFLNYRDLNIGANNPSNVTRMDIAQIYGRKYFRDNLERLVYVKSKVDPENFFRHEQSIPPLLH